The Candidatus Nanopelagicales bacterium genome contains a region encoding:
- the coaBC gene encoding bifunctional phosphopantothenoylcysteine decarboxylase/phosphopantothenate--cysteine ligase CoaBC: MGNRGRIVLGVGAGIAAYKACSLLRLLTEGGYDVEVLPTRDSLRFVGAATWAALSGKPVRESLWDGVHEVPHVEIGRWADLVVIAPATANLLSKAAAGVADDLLTSTLLTARCPIVMAPAMHTEMWEHPATVANVKVLRERGCVVLDPAIGRLTGVDSGPGRLPEPESLFETCRAALRAGAGADLAGRVVVVSAGGTREPVDPVRFLGNRSSGRQGYALAAAALARGAQVSLVSANVALVPPAGATLIQVESAEEMREAVLGAALSADAVVMAAAVADFRPAVPAAVKIKKAAGAISAIELTRNADILSELVQRRRDQQVLVGFAAETGAPGRTVLDLAREKLADKVCDLLVVNDVSEGKVFGQADNEVVILGADGSVAETISGSKVDVAHRIWDQVVEVLS, from the coding sequence ATGGGGAACCGGGGTCGCATCGTGCTCGGCGTTGGAGCCGGGATCGCGGCGTACAAGGCGTGCTCGCTACTTCGGCTGCTGACAGAAGGCGGCTACGACGTTGAGGTTTTGCCCACTCGGGATTCTTTGAGGTTCGTGGGCGCGGCGACTTGGGCGGCCCTTTCCGGCAAGCCCGTTCGGGAGTCGTTGTGGGATGGCGTCCACGAGGTGCCGCATGTGGAGATCGGACGGTGGGCGGACTTGGTTGTGATCGCGCCCGCTACGGCGAATCTCCTGTCGAAGGCGGCCGCGGGGGTTGCGGATGACTTGCTCACTTCAACGTTGCTGACGGCCAGGTGTCCCATCGTGATGGCCCCTGCGATGCACACGGAGATGTGGGAACACCCGGCCACGGTGGCGAACGTGAAGGTCCTTCGGGAAAGAGGCTGTGTCGTCTTGGACCCCGCGATCGGGCGCCTGACTGGCGTGGATTCTGGCCCGGGGCGCCTACCGGAGCCGGAATCGCTGTTCGAGACATGTCGGGCCGCGTTGAGAGCGGGCGCTGGTGCGGACCTGGCTGGGCGTGTTGTAGTCGTGTCGGCCGGAGGAACGCGTGAACCGGTGGACCCCGTGCGCTTTCTGGGGAACCGGTCAAGCGGTCGTCAGGGGTATGCGCTGGCGGCGGCGGCCTTGGCGCGCGGCGCTCAAGTGAGCCTTGTGTCAGCCAATGTCGCGTTGGTCCCGCCGGCCGGGGCGACTCTGATCCAAGTGGAATCGGCCGAGGAAATGCGCGAGGCGGTGCTGGGCGCGGCGCTGAGCGCGGACGCGGTAGTGATGGCGGCTGCCGTCGCGGACTTCCGGCCAGCCGTCCCAGCGGCGGTGAAGATCAAGAAGGCCGCCGGGGCGATTTCGGCGATCGAGCTGACTCGGAACGCCGACATCTTGTCCGAGCTCGTCCAGAGACGGCGTGACCAGCAGGTCTTGGTCGGATTCGCCGCCGAGACCGGCGCCCCGGGGCGCACCGTATTGGATCTGGCGCGCGAGAAGCTCGCGGACAAGGTGTGCGATCTGCTCGTCGTCAACGACGTGTCTGAAGGCAAGGTATTCGGCCAAGCCGACAACGAGGTTGTCATCCTCGGCGCTGACGGTTCTGTCGCTGAGACGATCTCGGGCAGCAAGGTGGACGTCGCCCACAGAATCTGGGATCAAGTAGTGGAAGTTCTGAGCTAG
- the pyrF gene encoding orotidine-5'-phosphate decarboxylase — protein MSSPEPERKAPIAVALDTSSLPLACQWALQVAPFVRAVKVGLELYLRHGTPGVAMIREAAPDCLLFLDLKLHDIPATVAGAARSVAGLEPDYLTVHASGGASMVTAAAEALPKTRVAAVTVLTSLSPADLMALGLGQTPEHLAVAWAQMAVAAGARAVVSSPREVRALRERLGAGPQLVTPGVRPHGSGADDQRRVSTPESALAAGADLLVIGRPITGASDVGAAAAAIAASVS, from the coding sequence GTGAGTAGCCCAGAACCCGAGCGGAAGGCGCCCATCGCGGTCGCCTTGGACACGTCATCTCTTCCGCTGGCGTGTCAGTGGGCCCTTCAGGTCGCGCCGTTCGTGAGGGCAGTGAAGGTCGGGCTTGAACTCTATCTTCGGCACGGGACGCCAGGCGTCGCGATGATCCGGGAGGCGGCACCTGACTGCCTGCTGTTCCTGGATCTGAAGCTGCACGACATCCCGGCAACAGTGGCTGGCGCGGCTCGCAGTGTCGCTGGTCTTGAGCCGGACTACCTGACTGTGCACGCCTCGGGCGGGGCCTCGATGGTGACCGCGGCCGCTGAGGCTCTTCCCAAGACTCGCGTAGCAGCGGTCACAGTCCTGACTTCCTTGAGTCCAGCCGACCTGATGGCTCTGGGATTGGGCCAGACTCCCGAGCATCTAGCGGTCGCGTGGGCACAGATGGCCGTGGCGGCTGGGGCCCGGGCGGTGGTGTCTTCGCCGCGAGAGGTACGCGCCTTGCGAGAGAGGCTGGGAGCTGGACCGCAGTTGGTGACGCCAGGAGTTCGGCCTCATGGCTCCGGAGCAGATGATCAGCGCCGGGTCTCGACCCCGGAAAGCGCGCTGGCCGCTGGAGCGGACCTTCTGGTGATCGGGCGACCGATCACCGGGGCGTCAGACGTAGGGGCTGCGGCCGCCGCGATCGCAGCGAGCGTGTCGTGA
- the gmk gene encoding guanylate kinase: MSASCGRGRLLVVSGPSGVGKGRVVAEMLRRRPDLWLSVSTTTRAPRVGEVPGRDYEFVDEAEFTRAVESAEMMEWAEYAGRRYGTRRAGVEQRLESGQSVVLEIDVEGARQIKADHPDALLVFIAPPDFDELRRRLIGRGTESEVDVDRRMTRAREEMGFVGPPWQVVVNDEISVCSEQLLQLLSPQ; this comes from the coding sequence ATGAGCGCGTCGTGCGGGCGAGGTCGGTTGCTCGTTGTCAGTGGTCCGTCCGGTGTCGGCAAGGGTCGCGTTGTCGCCGAGATGCTGAGGCGACGGCCGGACTTGTGGCTGTCTGTTTCCACTACTACCCGGGCACCACGCGTCGGGGAAGTCCCTGGGCGCGACTACGAATTCGTGGACGAGGCGGAGTTCACCCGAGCTGTCGAATCGGCCGAAATGATGGAGTGGGCCGAGTACGCGGGAAGGCGGTACGGAACCCGGCGCGCGGGCGTGGAGCAGCGCCTCGAGTCGGGACAGTCCGTCGTGCTTGAGATCGACGTCGAGGGTGCCAGACAGATCAAGGCGGACCATCCTGATGCCTTGCTGGTGTTCATCGCGCCCCCGGACTTTGACGAATTGCGGCGTCGGCTCATTGGTCGAGGGACCGAGTCCGAAGTGGACGTGGACCGCCGAATGACCCGGGCGCGGGAGGAGATGGGGTTCGTCGGGCCGCCGTGGCAGGTCGTGGTGAACGACGAAATCTCGGTTTGCTCTGAACAGTTGCTACAGTTGTTGAGCCCACAGTGA
- a CDS encoding transcription antitermination factor NusB, whose product MNEPSRRPRGHRRPSTGASKGTPHDQDRASAIDEPRKVAYKLLRAVDEDGAYANLALPGLLSSHGLTGRDAAFATELAFGTLRWQGLYDVIIREATGRRLSELEPRVVDVLRLGCHQIQAMAVPDYAAVSASVSLARGISSSGPSRLVNAVLRRVASRSRDEWVALLAPDSTLDPVGHLSVALSHPGWITRALRDALAGAGLGDFDTLTQLLATDNQPSSVMLVARPGRISATALAEQSGGSAGRWSPWAVLSPGGNPGDLAAVRTGLAGVQDEGSQMAALAFSRLAPQSDDDSWLDMCAGPGGKTAVLAGLAAEHAATVTAVELHPHRAELVRAAVAGGPGTVHVETADATIRGWNPGRHSRVLLDAPCTGLGVLRRRPELRWRRKPADVATLASLQRRLLTAALTAVAPGGLALYVTCSPHVAETDAVVADVVRDVGGCEQEDARELLADVPDLGPGPAARLWPHIHGTDGMFIAVIRRHR is encoded by the coding sequence GTGAACGAACCGAGTCGCCGCCCGCGGGGGCACCGGCGCCCTTCGACCGGCGCATCGAAGGGCACACCCCACGATCAGGATCGCGCCTCCGCGATCGACGAGCCGCGGAAGGTCGCCTACAAGCTGCTGCGAGCCGTCGACGAGGACGGAGCGTATGCGAACCTCGCCCTGCCCGGCCTTCTGTCAAGTCACGGGCTGACCGGCCGCGATGCTGCCTTCGCGACCGAGTTGGCCTTCGGCACTCTGCGATGGCAGGGGTTGTATGACGTGATCATCCGCGAGGCGACCGGGCGCCGATTGTCGGAGCTTGAACCCCGCGTGGTCGACGTTCTGCGCCTTGGTTGCCATCAGATCCAGGCCATGGCGGTGCCGGACTACGCGGCGGTTTCGGCTTCGGTGTCGCTAGCCCGGGGGATCAGCAGTTCTGGCCCCTCCAGGCTCGTGAACGCTGTTCTCAGGCGAGTGGCTTCGCGATCTCGTGATGAATGGGTGGCGCTACTGGCTCCAGATTCGACCCTGGACCCGGTCGGGCACTTGTCGGTGGCGCTGTCTCATCCGGGCTGGATCACCCGAGCGCTGCGCGACGCGCTGGCTGGAGCTGGCCTGGGGGATTTTGACACGCTGACGCAGCTGCTGGCGACTGACAATCAGCCATCGTCAGTCATGTTGGTCGCGCGCCCCGGGCGCATCTCGGCGACCGCACTTGCCGAACAGTCGGGGGGATCCGCAGGACGCTGGTCACCATGGGCGGTGCTGTCGCCGGGGGGGAATCCGGGGGATCTGGCCGCGGTTCGCACCGGGCTGGCGGGCGTCCAGGACGAGGGCAGCCAGATGGCGGCGCTCGCGTTCTCGCGACTCGCGCCTCAGAGCGACGATGACTCGTGGTTGGACATGTGCGCTGGCCCTGGCGGCAAGACAGCCGTGCTCGCTGGATTGGCGGCGGAACATGCGGCGACGGTGACGGCGGTCGAGCTGCATCCGCACCGCGCGGAGCTGGTGCGGGCTGCTGTCGCGGGAGGACCTGGAACGGTCCACGTGGAGACGGCTGACGCGACGATCCGTGGCTGGAATCCGGGTAGGCACTCTCGCGTACTACTCGACGCTCCCTGCACCGGACTCGGAGTCCTGCGACGCCGACCGGAACTTCGATGGCGACGCAAACCCGCGGACGTTGCCACGCTGGCGTCCTTGCAGCGCCGACTCCTGACGGCGGCGTTGACCGCCGTTGCTCCAGGCGGGCTCGCTCTCTACGTGACGTGTTCACCGCACGTGGCTGAGACTGACGCTGTGGTGGCTGACGTCGTCCGCGATGTTGGCGGGTGTGAGCAGGAGGATGCTCGCGAGTTGCTGGCTGACGTGCCCGACCTGGGTCCGGGCCCTGCCGCGCGCCTGTGGCCGCACATACACGGGACCGACGGCATGTTCATCGCGGTGATTCGGCGCCATCGGTGA
- the metK gene encoding methionine adenosyltransferase has protein sequence MSKRLFTSESVTEGHPDKMADQISDAILDDLISQDRGSRVAVETLLTTGQVHVAGEVTTNGFADVNEIVRRVVLDIGYDSSVKGFCGESCGVSVSIGKQSADIAQGVDDAYEERIGRSGDPLDLQGAGDQGMMFGYACRDTDTLMPLPISMAHSMAQALARARHDGVIPYLRPDGKTQVTIEYDGDRPVRVATVVVSSQHAKGISLEDMLGPDIRKHVVESVLNDYEIDSSDYRLLVNPTGKFEVGGPMGDAGLTGRKIIVDTYGGMARHGGGAFSGKDPSKVDRSAAYAMRWVAKNVVAAGLADRCEVQVSFAIGKAHPLGLFVETFGTEKVPTEQIADGVLKVFDLRPAAIIRDLDLLRPIYRSTASYGHFGRELPDFTWEDTGRADELARAVAG, from the coding sequence ATGAGCAAGCGCCTGTTCACGTCCGAGTCCGTAACTGAGGGGCACCCGGACAAGATGGCGGATCAGATCAGCGACGCGATCCTTGATGACCTGATCAGTCAGGACCGGGGAAGTCGCGTAGCAGTTGAGACTCTGCTGACGACCGGGCAGGTTCATGTGGCTGGCGAGGTCACTACCAATGGTTTCGCGGACGTCAACGAGATCGTGCGACGCGTCGTCCTGGACATTGGGTACGACTCATCGGTCAAGGGTTTCTGCGGTGAGTCATGCGGCGTGTCGGTGTCGATCGGCAAGCAGTCCGCTGACATCGCCCAAGGCGTGGATGACGCGTACGAGGAGCGGATCGGACGCAGCGGGGATCCGCTGGACCTTCAGGGCGCGGGCGATCAGGGGATGATGTTTGGCTACGCCTGCCGCGACACGGACACGCTGATGCCTCTGCCGATCTCGATGGCGCATTCCATGGCGCAGGCCCTGGCGCGAGCGCGCCACGACGGCGTGATTCCATACCTTCGTCCCGACGGCAAGACACAGGTGACGATCGAGTACGACGGCGACAGGCCTGTGCGCGTAGCCACTGTGGTCGTGTCATCGCAGCACGCGAAGGGCATCAGCCTGGAGGACATGCTGGGCCCGGACATCCGAAAGCACGTAGTCGAGTCGGTCCTGAATGACTACGAGATCGACTCGTCCGACTACCGGCTGTTGGTCAATCCGACCGGGAAGTTCGAAGTTGGCGGACCCATGGGCGATGCCGGCTTGACGGGACGCAAGATCATCGTTGACACCTATGGAGGGATGGCCCGCCACGGTGGAGGAGCGTTCTCTGGCAAGGACCCCTCGAAGGTCGACCGGTCGGCCGCGTACGCGATGCGGTGGGTCGCGAAGAACGTTGTCGCAGCTGGGCTGGCGGACAGGTGCGAAGTTCAGGTCTCGTTCGCGATCGGCAAGGCACATCCGCTCGGCCTTTTCGTGGAGACCTTCGGGACTGAGAAGGTCCCGACTGAACAAATCGCCGACGGCGTGCTGAAAGTCTTCGACCTTAGGCCAGCGGCGATCATCAGGGATCTAGACCTCTTACGCCCCATCTACAGGTCCACTGCCTCGTACGGCCACTTCGGCAGGGAACTGCCTGACTTCACGTGGGAGGACACGGGCCGCGCGGATGAGCTAGCCAGAGCGGTTGCGGGCTGA
- a CDS encoding DUF222 domain-containing protein yields MFDGVGSSPLDPAAGSSVFAAPVADASSLAEVATARDLRSWWLRNRPGWVDAGWYEAPIRPGVLDLLTLPAGPALVEALTALGWGPCPADHSGEQMPGDPPLGLPGSPCACQVVLLAAWEAVASWVSAQQAHGLVTAAGPEPVIVPPVGAAPEITDPAREEIAAALHLSPGSAANRIHAARELTSHPDLLGLVSRGQLPGLSARLLLADVANLDVEAALEVTAAVAGRVQKRWLAGSRVWTCAEVRRTAKGIKHNLAPPLLEEARLRARQDRRVELRDEQDGMCELLALLPQEEGGRIWRRLTAIAKGMSSDGTGRRIDQIRADTLTDLILNNPTGAATGAAGSAAATGVEVNVVVGLDTLLGLAEDPGEVTGLGPVPAQVARELAADGKWRAWVRDAASSTVISTSSTTYTPGAALARLVRAREPYCRHPGCRRQSQACDLDHAVPWPKGATTAQNLGPLCRRHHNIKSHHGWNLDPGLDPDPGPDPKTGQDSEAAAAGWTWRTPAGITITDKPPPPLRE; encoded by the coding sequence ATGTTCGATGGTGTTGGTTCCTCGCCTCTTGACCCGGCGGCCGGGTCGAGTGTTTTCGCCGCGCCTGTGGCCGACGCGTCGAGCCTGGCGGAGGTGGCTACGGCGCGGGATCTGCGCTCGTGGTGGCTGCGGAATCGACCAGGTTGGGTGGACGCGGGCTGGTATGAGGCACCGATCCGCCCCGGGGTTCTCGATTTGTTGACTTTGCCGGCGGGTCCGGCCCTGGTGGAGGCGTTGACCGCTCTTGGGTGGGGGCCGTGCCCAGCGGATCACAGCGGTGAACAAATGCCTGGGGATCCACCTCTGGGGCTTCCTGGTTCGCCGTGCGCGTGTCAGGTTGTGCTCTTGGCCGCTTGGGAGGCTGTGGCTTCGTGGGTGTCAGCTCAACAAGCCCATGGCCTGGTGACCGCGGCGGGACCCGAACCGGTCATCGTGCCGCCTGTGGGTGCGGCGCCTGAGATTACTGACCCGGCTCGTGAAGAGATCGCGGCGGCGTTGCATTTGTCCCCTGGTAGCGCGGCGAATCGCATCCACGCGGCGCGGGAGTTGACCTCTCACCCCGATCTGTTGGGTTTGGTGTCGCGGGGACAGTTACCGGGATTGTCGGCGCGGCTGCTTTTGGCGGATGTGGCGAATCTGGACGTTGAGGCCGCCTTGGAGGTGACCGCCGCTGTGGCTGGGCGGGTCCAGAAGCGGTGGCTGGCTGGTTCCCGGGTGTGGACTTGCGCGGAGGTGCGCCGCACCGCCAAGGGGATCAAACACAATCTCGCGCCGCCTCTGCTGGAGGAGGCCCGCTTGAGGGCACGCCAGGACCGCCGCGTTGAGTTACGCGACGAACAAGACGGCATGTGTGAACTACTCGCCCTACTACCCCAGGAGGAAGGCGGCAGGATCTGGCGGCGCCTGACCGCGATCGCCAAAGGCATGTCCAGTGACGGCACAGGGCGTCGCATCGATCAAATCCGCGCCGACACCCTCACCGACCTAATCCTGAACAACCCCACAGGCGCCGCCACTGGCGCCGCAGGTTCCGCCGCCGCCACTGGTGTTGAGGTGAACGTCGTCGTCGGTTTGGACACGCTACTGGGGCTGGCCGAGGACCCGGGCGAGGTCACTGGTTTGGGTCCTGTCCCGGCCCAGGTGGCGCGTGAACTGGCCGCCGACGGAAAGTGGAGGGCCTGGGTCAGGGATGCGGCGTCGTCGACGGTGATCTCCACTAGCTCCACGACGTATACCCCGGGTGCGGCGTTGGCTCGGCTGGTTCGGGCCCGCGAACCGTATTGCCGCCATCCTGGGTGTCGCCGCCAGTCCCAGGCTTGCGATCTTGATCACGCCGTCCCATGGCCCAAGGGAGCTACCACAGCGCAGAACCTGGGGCCGTTGTGCCGGAGGCATCACAACATCAAATCGCACCACGGATGGAACCTAGACCCGGGCCTTGACCCCGACCCTGGCCCAGACCCCAAGACCGGGCAAGACTCCGAAGCAGCAGCGGCCGGCTGGACATGGCGAACACCAGCCGGAATCACCATCACCGACAAACCCCCACCGCCACTACGGGAGTAG
- the def gene encoding peptide deformylase, giving the protein MTIDPIRLFPDPVLRAPALPVETFDKELRKLVKDLTDTMLDAPGAGLAAPQIGVSLRVFTWYVDGEVGHLVNPSLDLSEELQEGEEGCLSLPGIVAETRRALRVVAKGFDQHGEPVAVEGSELLARALQHEVDHLDGILFIDRLDPEQRKAAMRAIREADWFGHTAPEIRQSPHPVSARWL; this is encoded by the coding sequence GTGACCATCGACCCAATCAGACTGTTCCCGGATCCAGTCCTGCGCGCCCCGGCGTTGCCTGTGGAGACCTTCGACAAGGAGCTGCGCAAGCTGGTCAAGGACTTGACCGACACGATGCTGGACGCCCCTGGAGCCGGGTTAGCGGCACCGCAAATCGGCGTGAGCTTGCGTGTCTTCACGTGGTACGTGGACGGCGAGGTCGGGCATCTGGTCAACCCGTCGCTGGACTTGTCCGAGGAGCTCCAGGAGGGCGAGGAAGGTTGCCTGTCATTACCTGGGATCGTGGCGGAAACGCGGCGGGCGCTGCGGGTCGTGGCGAAGGGCTTCGACCAGCATGGGGAGCCCGTTGCTGTGGAGGGTAGCGAGCTGCTGGCGCGTGCTCTGCAACATGAGGTCGATCACCTGGACGGCATCTTGTTCATCGATCGGCTCGATCCCGAGCAGCGCAAAGCTGCGATGCGGGCGATCCGCGAGGCGGACTGGTTCGGTCACACTGCCCCCGAGATCCGCCAAAGCCCGCACCCAGTGTCCGCCCGCTGGCTGTGA
- the fmt gene encoding methionyl-tRNA formyltransferase: MRVVFAGTPKVAVPSLRLLLDSEHDVIAVITRPDAPAGRGRQLVACPVAEVAKDAGVRLLQPVKASDPEFLQSLRDLSPDACAVVAYGALIPEAALSIPRRGWVNLHFSLLPAWRGAAPVQHAIWRGDEVTGATTFIIESGLDTGPVLGTLAETIRPDDTAGDLLDRLAESGAHLLAGSLDAIAEGRAHAIPQPSDGVSQAPKLTVDDARIDWRHPARAIERQIRACTPSPGAWTILAEQRVKVFPITVTDDDIGLAPGELLRAGKNVWLVGTATTPVALGDVQPQGKRRMGASDWARGARLEPGEILS, from the coding sequence ATGAGGGTCGTCTTCGCGGGAACTCCCAAGGTCGCTGTGCCTTCGCTGAGGCTGCTGCTGGACTCAGAGCACGACGTGATCGCCGTCATCACCCGGCCTGACGCGCCAGCGGGGCGTGGAAGGCAACTTGTTGCTTGCCCTGTCGCGGAAGTGGCCAAGGATGCTGGAGTTCGGTTGCTTCAGCCGGTCAAGGCCAGCGATCCTGAATTCCTCCAGAGCCTGCGGGATCTGAGCCCGGACGCTTGTGCCGTCGTGGCATACGGGGCTCTGATCCCTGAGGCCGCGCTATCGATTCCCCGGCGCGGTTGGGTGAACCTGCATTTCTCGCTCCTGCCGGCTTGGCGTGGCGCCGCTCCCGTTCAGCACGCGATCTGGCGCGGCGATGAGGTCACCGGGGCTACGACGTTCATCATCGAGTCTGGCCTTGACACGGGGCCCGTGCTGGGCACGCTGGCCGAGACGATCAGGCCCGATGACACAGCGGGGGATCTGCTCGATCGACTGGCCGAGAGCGGCGCGCACTTGTTGGCGGGTTCCCTTGACGCCATAGCCGAAGGTCGGGCGCACGCCATTCCGCAACCCAGCGACGGTGTGTCGCAGGCGCCCAAACTCACCGTCGATGACGCGCGGATCGACTGGCGTCATCCAGCCCGGGCTATTGAGCGCCAGATTCGCGCGTGCACGCCGTCACCGGGTGCGTGGACGATTCTGGCCGAGCAGCGTGTGAAGGTTTTCCCAATCACCGTGACTGACGATGACATCGGTCTCGCGCCGGGCGAGCTACTCCGCGCGGGCAAGAACGTGTGGCTCGTTGGAACCGCGACGACGCCAGTTGCGCTCGGGGATGTCCAGCCGCAGGGCAAGCGCAGGATGGGGGCCTCTGATTGGGCGCGGGGCGCGAGGCTTGAACCCGGCGAGATTCTGTCGTGA
- a CDS encoding primosome assembly protein PriA (binding of PriA to forked DNA starts the assembly of the primosome, also possesses 3'-5' helicase activity): protein MPESAGKSGAGRIPGQDVARVLVDTSLPHMDRLFDYSVPEDLDKAASPGARVRVRLGPRTHDGFVISRCHGSDHGSRLRPIDSVVSPVPVLTPEVADLSRMVADHYAGSMFDVVRLAVPPRHAGAERAWPEMELAPADPTRAVPDPDRLRAWSAYPAGAAFAAHVADGEPARAVWSCAPAGRWTVALAGLVTQVAGAGGGVVVVLPDRTDVEDLVSAIGPEIPEPWLSVLRADVGPAARYREFLRVLSGQARVVIGTRAASFAPVANLRLAAIWDDADPSHCEMRAPYPHAREVLALRSRLTGCALLVGGYHRTCEAQQWVETGWAHEVNPDVSETRRLRPTVTALGAAGPVEAVRRIPSGAAAALREGLESGPVLVVTARRGYVPVTACQQCRELAQCPKCGGTLTITEGPDVEPGHSRIRCAACESPGQDWTCPECGGTKLRAVRVGALRTAEELGRMFPGLPVIISTGERPTRQAEDRPALVVATSGVEPVAENGYAAAAFLDARLDLRRPDVRASEQALHRWMNACALLRPGAKVMIVADSDEPCVQALIRWDPAGFAAAELERRAELAMPPAVPMVRFDGTEQDLRTVAEAMGGIDGIRVRGPRPVADEFPRTRAAEPTTQYRLLVSWADAGLAGEARRLVVAMSSAHRGGAIRVQVDPFVIE from the coding sequence GTGCCTGAGTCCGCGGGCAAATCGGGCGCGGGCCGGATACCTGGGCAGGACGTCGCGCGTGTTCTGGTGGACACGTCACTGCCACACATGGACCGGCTCTTCGACTACAGCGTGCCGGAGGATCTCGACAAAGCGGCATCCCCCGGTGCGCGCGTCAGGGTGCGGCTTGGCCCGCGTACACACGATGGATTCGTCATCTCGCGCTGCCATGGGTCCGATCACGGCTCGCGCCTCCGGCCGATCGATTCTGTCGTGTCACCGGTTCCGGTTCTGACTCCAGAGGTCGCCGACCTCTCCAGGATGGTCGCCGATCACTACGCGGGATCGATGTTCGACGTCGTGCGGCTGGCGGTACCACCTAGGCACGCGGGAGCCGAGCGCGCTTGGCCCGAAATGGAGCTGGCCCCGGCGGACCCCACGCGCGCTGTGCCCGACCCGGACCGGCTGCGAGCTTGGAGCGCCTACCCTGCGGGAGCCGCGTTCGCCGCCCACGTGGCCGACGGCGAGCCAGCGCGGGCGGTGTGGTCCTGCGCACCCGCTGGTCGCTGGACCGTGGCCCTTGCTGGGCTGGTTACCCAAGTCGCGGGTGCGGGTGGCGGGGTCGTCGTTGTGTTGCCGGACCGAACAGATGTGGAGGACCTGGTATCCGCGATCGGACCGGAAATCCCTGAGCCCTGGCTGTCGGTGTTGCGCGCTGACGTTGGCCCAGCGGCCCGCTACAGGGAGTTCCTGCGCGTCTTGTCAGGCCAGGCGCGCGTAGTCATAGGCACGCGCGCGGCGTCATTCGCCCCGGTGGCGAACCTGAGGCTGGCGGCTATATGGGACGACGCGGACCCGAGTCATTGCGAGATGCGGGCGCCATACCCTCACGCCCGAGAGGTGCTGGCGCTGCGAAGTCGCCTCACTGGTTGCGCGCTCCTGGTCGGGGGCTACCACCGGACTTGCGAGGCCCAGCAGTGGGTAGAGACTGGGTGGGCTCACGAGGTGAATCCAGATGTGAGCGAGACGCGTCGCCTTCGGCCCACGGTCACGGCGCTTGGCGCCGCGGGGCCAGTCGAGGCGGTCCGCCGGATCCCCTCAGGGGCCGCGGCCGCGCTCCGGGAAGGGCTGGAGTCCGGCCCTGTCCTGGTGGTGACAGCGCGACGAGGTTATGTGCCAGTCACGGCCTGCCAACAGTGCCGAGAGCTGGCTCAATGCCCCAAGTGCGGTGGGACTCTGACGATCACCGAAGGGCCTGACGTCGAGCCCGGTCACTCCAGGATCCGGTGCGCTGCCTGCGAGTCGCCCGGTCAGGACTGGACATGTCCGGAGTGCGGGGGGACGAAGCTGAGGGCGGTGCGAGTCGGCGCGCTGAGAACCGCTGAGGAGCTGGGCCGGATGTTCCCAGGCCTTCCCGTGATCATCAGCACAGGCGAACGGCCGACCAGGCAGGCTGAGGACCGGCCGGCTCTGGTCGTCGCCACTTCTGGCGTCGAGCCGGTAGCTGAGAACGGGTACGCCGCCGCTGCTTTCCTCGACGCTCGGTTGGACTTGCGGCGCCCAGACGTCCGGGCGTCGGAGCAGGCTCTCCACCGGTGGATGAACGCATGCGCGCTGCTTCGTCCCGGCGCGAAAGTGATGATTGTTGCGGACAGCGACGAACCCTGCGTTCAGGCGCTGATCCGGTGGGACCCGGCAGGCTTCGCGGCGGCGGAACTGGAGCGCCGCGCGGAGCTGGCTATGCCGCCAGCGGTGCCCATGGTCCGATTCGACGGGACCGAGCAGGACTTGCGCACGGTGGCGGAAGCCATGGGCGGCATTGATGGAATCAGGGTCCGCGGTCCGCGCCCGGTAGCGGATGAGTTCCCCAGGACCAGAGCCGCCGAACCCACGACTCAGTACAGGCTGCTGGTGTCCTGGGCGGATGCGGGCTTGGCAGGCGAAGCGCGGCGGCTAGTAGTGGCGATGAGCTCCGCCCATCGCGGTGGCGCGATCAGGGTCCAGGTGGATCCGTTCGTCATCGAATGA
- the mihF gene encoding integration host factor, actinobacterial type, with amino-acid sequence MKRPPTLTPEQRAAGRQAALRSRAIRSEVKERLKSGHLTLAELVQMARTTSPHGDAVSKLRVDEVLLSLPRVGPVLADRILVSADVIGARRISALGHHQVARLLAEVTE; translated from the coding sequence GTGAAGCGGCCGCCGACGCTGACCCCTGAGCAGCGAGCCGCCGGACGCCAGGCAGCCTTGCGGTCGCGCGCGATCCGGTCAGAAGTCAAGGAGCGCTTGAAGAGCGGTCACCTCACGCTCGCTGAATTGGTCCAGATGGCGCGGACGACTTCGCCGCACGGCGATGCCGTGTCCAAGCTCCGGGTTGATGAGGTCCTTCTCAGTCTGCCTCGCGTAGGCCCGGTGTTGGCTGATCGGATACTGGTCTCGGCGGATGTTATTGGAGCCAGACGGATCAGCGCGCTCGGTCATCACCAGGTAGCTCGCCTACTCGCGGAGGTGACTGAATGA